The window TCCTCAACCAGATTGGACCGCGTGGGATCAAACAGTTGAGTATTGTGCTTTTGCTTATCCGCAGCACATTGTCATATGTTCCTTGCGTCCGCAGTTTAGATACTTGGGGGATGTGGCAATTCCTTATGCGACTGGGGCAGTTTGGCAGCGAAGACAGTTATTTGTTGCTACACCAACTACCGTTGAGTGTGTTTTTGTGGATGCTGGGGTTGCGCCTATTGACAtagaaacaaaaagaagaaaagaggaaaTGAAACTTAAAGAGGCACAGGCAAGAGCTGTTGCTGAACATGGAGAATTAGCATTGATAGCAGTCGACAATCCACAAACAAATCCACAAGAGAGGATAACATTGAGACCCCCAATGCTACAAGTTGTGCGGTTGGCTTCTTTTCAACATGCACCCTCTATTCCTCCATTTCTGTCATTGCCTAGACAGTCAAGAGTTGATGGTGATGCATCGAGTGTGCTCAAGGAGATGGAAGCTCGTAAAACTAATGAGGTGGCAGTTGGTGGTGGTGGGGTTGCAGTAGCTGTCACTCGTTTTCCCGCAGAGCAAACACGACCAGTTGGACCTCTTCTAATTGTAGGTGTTCGAGATGGTGTTCTTTGGCTAATTGATCGATATATGTGCGCTCATGCAATATCCCTCAGCCATCCTGGTATCCGTTGCCGATGTTTGGCAGCTTATGGAGATGCTGTTAGTGCAGTAAAATGGGCCAGTCGACTTGGCCGAGAACATCATGATGATCTAGCGCAATTTATGCTTGGGATGGGTTATGCTACTGAAGCACTTCATTTACCTGGAATATCCAAGAGGTTGGAGTTTGATCTGGCCCTGCAGAGCAATGATTTGAAAAGAGCACTTCAGTGCCTTCTAATAATGAGCAACAGCAGAGATATTGGGCAAGAAACTCTTGGATTGGATCTGAACGATCTTATGAGCATgacaaagaagaaggaaaatgttgttgAAGCTGTTCAAGGAGTCGTTAAATTTGCCAAGGAGTTTATGGATCTCATTGATGCTGCAGATGCTACAGCACAAGCTGATATTGCTCGTGAAGCTCTTAAAAGACTAGCAGCTGCTGGTTCCATAAAGGGAGCTCTACGAGGTCAGGAATTAAGAGGTGTTGCTTTACGGCTTGCAAATCATGGGGAGTTAACACGACTCAGTGTATGTCACTTGCTTTCTTTCTGCTTTTGTATCCAACTGGTTTTGCTGACACAACTTGGAGTATGTCACCTGCTTCTTTTCTGCTTTCGTTTCAGATCCTCATATACGTAGAATTTTACGAACTGGCTCTTGGCTGCCTTTATACCTTTGCCATTGATAATAAACCTCCCCAAGTCTGGATTGACCATCTATGTTATCAGATTTAAATTGATTTGACCTTCGGATTAACCATTGATTTACATTTCTACATTATATTCTTTTCCCATGCTTCTGGGTCTGAAGGAATAACGGAAGTAGTCAAACTCTAAGGATACATTCAGTTTTTTTCTGCTTCTAGTATATTTTGTCATCCCCCTTTACTCGACTCTACTAACATTATAAGGGTTTTTTGTGAAATTTGAGATCGGTCGAATCAGCTGCATGTCAGGATTCAGAATAACTGATAAATCTTTTGCAGAACTTGGTAAACAATTTGATATCAGTTGGTGCGGGACGGGAGGCTGCATTTGCAGCTGCACTTTTGGGAGACAATGTACTTATGGAGAAAGCATGGCAGGAAACTGGGATGCTTGCTGAGGCTGTACTGCATGCACATGTAAAATTTCATTCTCTAAATGTTGGATTTCAGTCTATTGATTTAGTAATTGTTATTAATGGTCTCATTAATTTCAGGCTCATGGGCGACCTTCATTGAGAACCTTGGTCCAGGCATGGAACAAAACATTGCAGAAGGAGATGGAACACACTCCATCAACGAAAACCGATGCAGCAGCTGCATTTCTGGCCTCTCTTGAGGGACCTAAGCTCACAAGTTTGGCAGATGCTGCAAAGAAGCCACCAATTGAAATACTGCCACCCGGTATGGCATCTCTATATGGTCCTAATCCCGGTCAAGCCAAACCTCTTTTGGGGAAACAGGGCCTTCCACAACCTGGCAAACCACTACTTTTAGAAGGATCTAAAACGACAGCACCAATTGCTTCTGTTCCTGCTGGAAGTGATACAACTGCAACATCAGAATCAGGTGTTCCTCCTAAATCAGAAAATGGGGCTTCAACTACACTGGAATCAAGTAATCCACCTGTGGCGGACTCTGCTGCTGCACCTGCGTCAGAAACTGGTGCTGCACCTGCATCAGAAACTGGTGCGGCACCTGCGTCAGAAACTGGTGCTGCAACTGCTCCAGAAACTGGTGCCGCTTCTGCCGAATCAAGTACAACCCGAGCGTCAAACTCAGATGCTTCTGTTGCAGCTGAATCAGTTGTTCCTGCTGCACCAGCATTGAATGAAAAACCTTCAGACAATCAGGCCTTGGTCTTGTCGACGTCAGCTGCTGTAGAACCAACCACAACAGGTGAAATTATTCCATCGACTTCAGCCGCGGGTCAACCTCCTGCACCAGATAGTAAGAAACCAAGTGTTCCTGGTGAACTTTTGATGATTGATTTTTCTTGACGTGCTCTTGTATTCTCACCTCTCCTCATGCAGATTCTCCACGTATGAGCGGTACAGTTCCTTGCATTACATTTCTTATAATCTTGGAATAGAATCTCTTTACTCTTTCTATTCTTTTAAAGCACTACGCATGCTGCAGCCCGAAGCTGCGTGTTCATTGATAGGAATGTTACCTTAGGTGTTAGATCGGTTTTGTTGTATATTTGTTTGTCCCGTCCGTTCCTTATTCTTTGATTTGGTGAAATTTTGCCATTCACATTATTTTGTGCTCGTCTTCCTTGATTTTataacctttttcttttttaaatttgacTATACCCCTAATTAATTTTTGCTCcgccttttttctttttcctgtttctTTTAATGGATGGAATTAATCTTGATTTGGTTCAAATTCTTAGGGGTAAACATGCTTGTGAGTTGTGACGCTTCGTTTTTGGGGTTTGGCATGCTTCTTCAATCACTCTCAATTTCGTGGTATTCAATGTGATCTCAAGGCTTTGAATGTATCACTCATCAGTTTCCTATTTAATGTGTTTGTGATTCAAACCAGTCAGATAATTAAAAAATCTCATTTCATGCTTGGTATacggaaaaaaatgaaaagaaaaggaaataagtAGGTGAGACCTCGTCAAAAATTCGTAAATCAGATGGAGAAGTTTCTACTTAGGTTCGGAAATAATCAACATTTTGGAGCCTTTTATCAAGTTTGACCAATAGTTGTACCAAAAAGAAGCAGTAGGGCGAAGTTTGAAAATGGCCTTTGGCGTTCGATTCACATGGTATTTCTGAGTTCCAACTTCCAACCAACATTGCACTAATTGCTATTTCCTGCGCATATATTTTAAGTACATATGAGAATAGACGTCAAACGTTGAATACTTGAAAGCGAATAAGACTTTAATTTGAACCAAACAATCAAACTATGATCCTAACCTCATTGATTAGTAGGATTTGAAATTTATCTTGCACTAATTAAGGTATTAATTTgtccattttctttttttcttgtaaCTACTTTAAAATAAAGTTATGATAACAGTGATCTTATTTTCTTATTGAAGTAATTCAAATATCGTagaatcaatctctcaattgtaAAGTAATTAAATGTTTCCGTATTATAGTCTAACAATGTTGCGGATTATGTGCCGGCTGTTATGTTTCATTGACATAGGGAATTTTATCAAATCTTTATTTCTAtacaccaaaaagagaaaagaatcaTCCATTTCTATGGGAATGTGATATAGAGTGGTCTCTAATTCCCCCCACTTTTAATTCAAAAATTGCCATACCATCTTTATAGAAATAAAAAGTTATCTCGTCATTAACATGGAAATAGAATATGAATAGAAGACTTTAAATTAAACAAAATCCAAAATGTAGGAGGATTTTGCTTTCATGTTTGACGGAGAGGGAAGAGGAAAGATAACAATGGGAAAGAAAAGTTATACCATCAGATAGAGCACTTGATTCTAGTCTGTCGTATCCCATTCTTTTTAAGGGGCAGAGAAAAGGATGGAATACCGATCGTATTTATTAGTAATAATTTCCAGGCAACTCCATCAATTACAACTTATACTAGAAGTTGATTTTCTTCAAGAGATAAATAAATTAATGTACCTAAGGTGTAAACGTAGCTATGCTGTTAATGAAGTGGGATGAAATTATTACTATAAATTTAGCGAAGTAAGTTGATAAAAGATAAACAGATATAGTCCAATATTACTGCCATAAAAAAAAGGATAAATAGCTCATCTAAGGTATAGTTTTACGTCAAaagaaattcaaatttcaaaaacaaaaaaaaactcgtGGTCCCTATTTCTTAAAAGATGGTGACACATATTAAAAGAagtttctattttgaaattttcatttgaaagggaaaaaaaagaaactGGAGACAATCTGGATTAGTTTTGCTTTAATTTTTTAACAAGTCCTTGAAAGAGGAAATGTCGCATACTTTTGTGAAACTTCAGtgaccacaacaacaacaacaacccaatataatcccacttagtgtgGTCTGGGTAGGTAGTATGTACGCACACTTTatccctaccctagggtagagagactgtttccaaatagactccGTCATCCTTCCCTCCAACaacttctcaccttgctcttggacatactcgaactcacaacctatagacttaattttaattaagaaaaattcaaaaacaaaatggTTTTTGTGAAAAAAGCGTAACttgttcttgaagaagaagccaAATTAATAAACCAAAACGTGTTCCCATAACTCCAAAGTCGCTGGACTTGAATCGAACGCCATATAACACGTCTCTTTTCACCTTTATTATTATTCCGtcttttcttccccaaaacaaACCCTCGTTGCGGCGGTGAaagaatttctttttctttccccaaAAGCTCCGATGTCCAAAACCTAGCTCTTCTCCTCCGCCGCAGTCGCCGAACCGGGAGCCGAAAATTTCGGTTTTCTTCTGTTCCGTTGCTATTATGCCGACTTACACAGCAATAGCCTTAGAGAATCTTCTCGAACCTCGTGTTCGTAAATCCTACGGAAAGCAACAGCTAAATGACgacaaaaaggaagaagaaaaagtgTTGGAGAATATTGAGCCAACGCCAGCCCCGGTGAATCACATATACATATCACCGGCTTTGTATATAACACCTGAGCAAGCTCCGATTCCGGAAACTTCTTCTGGCTCGCTGTCTCCTTCTCCGTATGTAGTCAACCACAAGCGACGTGGCGGTGGTGGAGAAGCCTCATTTGCGAACCGGAAACTTGATGAGAAATTGGAGGAACCTGAGAATATTAAGGAGAGAACTGAtttggatttgaaattgaaagaagAGGAGTTAGCTGAGGATAATTTGTTTGAGgcagaagatgaagatgagggATTTTTGGATCCGAGCTGTGATGTGTTAAGTGTTGGAAGTGTTAATAATGAGGTGAAAGGACTTGATTGCCGCAGCTTTGTTTCTGTTCAAGGCGAGTTCTTTGATGCTGACGAAGGTATAAATATATTTGCTTCTGCTTTgcaatttaattctttttttgttTCTATGGTTTTCATTCTGCAAATCTATGATAATATGTCCTGTTGTTAGGTTAAGATGTCTAGTTAATTGTCACTATGCatctgttttt of the Nicotiana tabacum cultivar K326 chromosome 7, ASM71507v2, whole genome shotgun sequence genome contains:
- the LOC107824274 gene encoding uncharacterized protein LOC107824274 produces the protein MIGNAPQLITIGADKTLAIWDTVSFKELRRIKPVPKLACHSVASWCHPRAPNLDILTCVKDSHIWAIEHPTYSALTRPLCELSALVPPQLLASHKKLKVYSMVAHPLQPHLVATGTNIGIILCEFDQKSLPPVAALPTPTGSREHTAVYVVERELKLLQFQLSNTTPPALGSNGSLSDTGRFRGEIPEQLYVKQTKKHITTPAPHDSYSVLSVSSSGKYLAIVWPDIPYFSIYKVSDWSVVDSGSARLLAWDTCRDRFALLESALPPRIPIIPKGSSRKAKEAAAAAAQAAAAAASAASSATVQVRILLDDGTSNVLMKSVGSRSEPVIGLHGGALLGVAYRTSRRVSPAAATAISTIQSMPLSGFGSSSVSSFSTMEDSSQKSAAEAAPQNFQLYSWETFQPVGGLLPQPDWTAWDQTVEYCAFAYPQHIVICSLRPQFRYLGDVAIPYATGAVWQRRQLFVATPTTVECVFVDAGVAPIDIETKRRKEEMKLKEAQARAVAEHGELALIAVDNPQTNPQERITLRPPMLQVVRLASFQHAPSIPPFLSLPRQSRVDGDASSVLKEMEARKTNEVAVGGGGVAVAVTRFPAEQTRPVGPLLIVGVRDGVLWLIDRYMCAHAISLSHPGIRCRCLAAYGDAVSAVKWASRLGREHHDDLAQFMLGMGYATEALHLPGISKRLEFDLALQSNDLKRALQCLLIMSNSRDIGQETLGLDLNDLMSMTKKKENVVEAVQGVVKFAKEFMDLIDAADATAQADIAREALKRLAAAGSIKGALRGQELRGVALRLANHGELTRLSNLVNNLISVGAGREAAFAAALLGDNVLMEKAWQETGMLAEAVLHAHAHGRPSLRTLVQAWNKTLQKEMEHTPSTKTDAAAAFLASLEGPKLTSLADAAKKPPIEILPPGMASLYGPNPGQAKPLLGKQGLPQPGKPLLLEGSKTTAPIASVPAGSDTTATSESGVPPKSENGASTTLESSNPPVADSAAAPASETGAAPASETGAAPASETGAATAPETGAASAESSTTRASNSDASVAAESVVPAAPALNEKPSDNQALVLSTSAAVEPTTTGEIIPSTSAAGQPPAPDSKKPSVPGELLMIDFS